From a single Mus musculus strain C57BL/6J chromosome 12, GRCm38.p6 C57BL/6J genomic region:
- the Gm2016 gene encoding uncharacterized protein LOC100039042: MPKNKGKGGKNRRRGKNENESEKRELVFKEYGQEYAQVTKMLGCGRLEAMCFDGVRRLCHIRGKLRKKVWINTSDIILIGLRDYQDNKADVILKYNPDEARSLKAYGELPEHAKINEMDTFGARDDDEIVFDDIGEDDEDIDDI; encoded by the coding sequence ATGCCAAAGAATAAAGGCAAAGGAGGCAAAAACAGGCGCAgaggtaaaaatgaaaatgaatctgaGAAAAGAGAGTTGGTGTTTAAAGAATATGGGCAAGAGTATGCTCAGGTGACCAAAATGCTGGGATGTGGACGGTTGGAAGCAATGTGTTTTGATGGTGTAAGGAGGCTGTGCCACATAAGAGGGAAGTTGAGAAAAAAGGTTTGGATAAATACCTCAGACATTATATTGATTGGTCTAAGAGACTATCAAGATAACAAAGCTGATGTAATCTTAAAGTACAATCCAGATGAAGCAAGAAGTCTGAAGGCCTATGGAGAACTTCCAGAACATGCCAAAATcaatgaaatggacacatttggTGCTAGGGATGATGATGAAATCGTGTTTGATGATATTGGAGAGGATGATGAAGACATTGATGATATCTAA